From Solanum lycopersicum chromosome 4, SLM_r2.1:
AAAGTAGCGTATTTTTTTAGTAGCCAGCATGGATCCAGaatcaaaagtgaagagtccgcGCAACTAAGATGAGGTTATGGGTTTGAGTCCCTAAGGGAGCAAAAGTGGGGAGGGCAGCTGTTTTTTAACAAGGAGATTGGCATTGCTGCAAGTTTTAACAATCTGAGTGATGTGTTATCTTGGATCGCCTGTGGGAAGGGGTTTTGGTAAAGTAGGTTTAGCTTACcatatcaaaaaagaaaagaaagaaagagcaAGTATTGGAGAAACTCTTTGATAAGTGTGATCAAATTGAGTTGGTGCATCGTTGTAAATTATGATGCATTTATGGAGGTAGAACAAAACTAATGCCATTGAACTGGAGAGAAATACAACGACTGTCATAACTGGACCCTTCCTGGCAATGCTCAGAatctttattttaaatcttGATTATCATCTGCttgttttttccctttttacttttaccacaagaaaaataaagaaaaaaaaaactgtccCCGCATTTTCTTTGAATACTAGTGTTATGTCTTACAGTAACTAGCattgaattcttgtttaccAATTTGTTTACCGGTATATGGTTTCAGGTACCTTCCTATCTTTTTTCCAGAAGAGAGTTTTCAGTCTCACCCAAACAAAATGGGCCACCACGGGGGCCAGGTTCAACGGGGAAGCCCAAAGAAACAGTGAGTCTCTTGCCGAGATTCATTATTGGATCTGTTGCTTTAAGTGCTGGATTTTTTGCTGCTTATCAAACTGGATATTTAGATAAGTATCTCATTAAAGAGCCCCATTCCAGCCCTGAATTAGCCAGGGACGAAACTGGCCTTCAAGGTGTGAAGGAGCTAAAGGAAAGTAGTGAAGTTTCACAAGATAGTGAAACTTTAGGAAGACCAGATGCTGATTCTAAATTTGTAGAGTCTGATAGTCCGGAGCAAACTTACCAGAGCATTGGAATTCAACAAGATCTCTCTGGTTCAGAAGAGCCAACAGCAACTGGATCAGAAAGTCAATTTCAGGTAAACGATtcatcagaaattactggtggAGAAGCCAACTATACTGAAGTAAAAGAATTATCACCCAGCTCCCATCAAGAAAATGTTTCACCTGATGAAACAAGACTTACTTCTACTCAATCACCTGAGGACACTTTGGACATGAAGAGCCCAGAAGTATCTACTGATGCAGTGCAGTCTAAGGCAATAGAAATCACTCCAACTCCAACACAGGCTGATACACTTCAGAAGGAAAATGAGGCTAGTGTCATGTCTCCAGAGCATGTAATCAGTCAAGCCAAGATGGAGGTATAAACCAATTTGTGCTGACAATTTTATCTTGCGAGTTACAAATTTTGTCATGGTTCTCTGAACAGCTACTTTTTGAAGGATGCTCCTCAGCATGAGGAAAAACCTAGTTCCCTTCTTGATGAATACTACTTAAGAAATGGGGTTGGAGCTACCCCTACAACCTCGTCTGACAAGAAAATGGTATATTCTCCTTCCTTatcccaccccccaccccctaaaaaaatgaaacaatgaAAAGACAGAAGGATATATGAGAGGGAAGGAGAGGGAGAATCTCCTAGTTGGTTTTCCTTAATCTTTGCATTATGAAACTGTAGGTTGTTGAAGATCTGGGTGATTCCTACATATCAAAGGATGGAAAATTGGTGCTTGATGTCTTACAGGTTATTCATGAAGCTGAGAGTAGACAAGCAGAACTAGATGCTCGCTTATTTgctgaagaaaagaaatatatgaagGTTTGAGACCTTTAACAATTCTTTACAATTTTGAAAAGAGGATGTTATAACATTATTGTGATACTTCACTCTTTAAGATTTGTGGTATTTCTTCCACATGATTTGCTTTTAATTGTGTTGCtgcttgttgttgttgttattattattgttgttattgttattttaagatttttctgCTCTCGTGATTTAGGAGAGATATGAAAAGGAGCTGAAGGATGCCAGGGCCAGGGAACTTATGTATGCTGAACGAGAGGCCTTACTGGATAAGGTTGTAGTATGTTTGTTATTGGTTACCTATTTTACCCTCATATAGGCTGCTGCAGTGTATGATAACTCCAGTTCTTAAACTATTCATTGACACATTTCACTTCTTTCTTAGGATCTCATGCGTGGAGGGTCATCTTATTTGATGATTTATCATTGTCTTTCAttatcctaatctctttgttggACTGATTAATGATGAAAATTTCATTAGGAACTGAAAAAAGAAAGAGCAAAAGCCATCGCAGCTTTGAAATCacttaaagaaaaattagaagaagaacaCAAGACGGAGCTTGAGGAAAAGGTACTATACTCTCTTAAGACTATACAAAATATACTATATTTTCTGTCTAGCAGACTTATGCATATTCATAATTGTAGGAAGATGAAGCAGAACTGAAGTTAAAGAAAGCCCAGGAGTTGGGTAAAGCACAATTGGATGCAGCTATCGCAAGTGAGAAAGCAtctcaaattgaaaaaatggCTGAAGCCAATCTCCATGTAAAGCTTCCCATATATTAGTTTTCCACGTATAGaagtttcttttttcatatgATGTTACAccaatcttttaaattattatgcaCATTCCTATTCAACTGTGGGTTAGAAACTATCTCTTCCTTGAAACATCTATAGGAGGATATTCTGGAACTACACATAAGGGAATCAGATAATTGCTATCCTAAATTCTGTTTAGACTACAGTTccctttctcaaaaaaaaaaaaaaggtctgTTTGGACCAACACCTGCATCCTATTCTTTAGTAAATGGAAAATACTTACTCCATCATGGCTGCTCCGTTAAAGTAGTGTTGGCAAGTGAaggttttttttgtttgtattttgtTTGTGGGATGCAAGTACAATGTTTGTTTGACGTGCATTGGGAGATAACTGATGTAATTAACTGcagttttttcttcattttttcattagttTATATCGCGGTATTTATGGCTTCAGTTCTTACTTTGTCTAACGTATGATATTAGGTTTTACATACCTGTAAGTATAATAATGTCTAAGGAAACAGAAGATGCTTTATATGATGGGTGGGAGGACAGCCTTTactatttttggtgtaaacaagtAGTAATAGACAGcacaaaagatatttttaatgcaATTGATTGGCTGTAATTAGATATATTAGGATTTTGTGAAGAGACAACTTTTGTGATGGGGGATACACTTTGTTATAGTATACCCGTGGATATATAGAAGTAAAGTTCACCATTATCAAAAAGAAATGATGGGTGGGAGGATAAATTACATTCTTTGTCATGTATTTTAGCATTGGACGTCTATGGAGTGCTCAACCATATGTTTCTTCTTTCATTTGTCCCAGTAAGGAATCTACTTGCCAAGAAGGTATATAGCAGGATTGTCCTATTGCCGAATTTCTGCTGAATGTCCTATATCTTAATCTtatacaacaataataatagttacaGCCACATATCTCCTTCTCTCCTAGGCACATATCCCTAGGTCTTTCTTGGAGGTCCTCTTTGGGCCTCTTTTACCCTTTTCCGGCTATATCCGATCACCTGCGCCCACTTTTACTACCTTTTTAACTCTCATGCATCTCTCCAGTTGCTCTGGCTCAATGGATAAAGGAATTTAATTTAGATCTGGGGGGAAATTTTGTGACATTTCTATGTATTCATAAGATTCAGAATTAGTATCTAGGATCAAATGAGTGGAGAAAGCCAGGAATTCTATTAGAAGATTAACTCTGAGTAAAGGAGCCTTACTCTGGCTTTGCAGAAGAATGCGGGATGCATCAGAAAACAAGGGAACAACATTAAATTGTGGAGATGCAGAGATCTCttcatttaatattattgttctCAAAAGTTAATAAGTATGGGAGATTCCTTTCTGTAATTACAGTTTAAGGGACACAACAGAGTTGTGGTCATCATTCCAGAAAATTTCTTTTAATGAGGTATGGGGGTTGGTGGCTACGAATATTGAGAAATTTATTACAGTGAAAACTAGCATCCTGCTGCATTTATTACGAACGGAAGTACAATAAACAACTATTAAAGGACACGGGCAACATCTTTGAAGTGGACTTCAAAGCAAGCTGAGGTTGCAGTTGTGAAGAACCAACTTTCTTTGAAAACTCAAGAGGGTGATACAGATCTTCTGCAGAGATGTCTAGTTGGTCAATTCAATGGCGGGGTTGAACTTCCAACTAGCAATGATGTGAGAAACTGTGCTCAACAGACCGAAAAAAGGGACTCAGAATATTCAAGTGCATGACATGAATAGCTTTGGGTTTCTCTTCGAGTTCCAATCAAGGAAAGCAGCTGAGCCCATTCTTGTGGGTGACTAGAGGAGATATGTGGTCAACTTAACACACGGTTCGTGGTCTCTGATGAAGGGTTCCTTTCCGACCCAAACTGAGTTTAATTGGATTTGGATCAGAGTAAATGGTCTTCCTCTACCTCTCTGGTCCGATGGAGTCATGAAAGAGATAGGTGATAGATGTGGAGTTGGttggaaaatgaagaagaaacagAACTTACGAACCCCCTGCTATGGGCTCGCGTTCGGAGTAAGGGTCCGAGGGAGACAATACCACTGACCAATTGATGTCGATGATGGGAATTTAATCTTCTCTCTGCTGATATGGGTAGACTCGTCGGTGATTTACAAGGAAAAAAGATAGTTACTAACCCTACAGGCGACTATAGCTagtaaaggagaaaaaaaagtagTTCTGGGTTGTGGGAAGTATGAGAAGACTTTCATGAAAAAGGTTAAGAGGTTATAGGTCTTTACCCAATAGATTTTGTGGGGCCTGACACGCAGCAAGTGGTGCCTGTGCAATGCTGaatgtttgaatttgaatttaaaagacTCTGGGCCCAAACCAATTCTTTTAAATTCCACTTTGCTCACTGACATGGACCAACCATAAATTCCTTTTTGGCCTATTCATTTAACCCCCTTAGAACCATTTATTGAGCTCCGAAATATAATCCAAGGTCCATCTATTTTACCATCTGAATTCACATTGATCCTGGGAGATTTGGGACTTCCATCAAGATGGAGGAGACTCCAAAACATGACTTTATCCTCGAAAACGATCAAGTGTTGGGAGATAAATCATTACAGAATTACCTATCTCTATAACCAGGGAGGATTGCAATCATGCTCTGCTATAAGAAAGGATGCTGGGGAGACGCTAGAACATTCTCATGATCAACTGAGTTGTTAATCCTAATCAAGGCCTCTGTAAATTGACGACTCAAACTGTGAAGATCTCGTTAGGGAGAGTACTCTATAGGTGAACTTTATCGGGATCAAACTTAGCCAGAAGTTTGGAGCAGCTATCAAGGGTTGCGAAAATGAGGCCTTCCTTTTCTCGAAGGTAGATCAGAATAGAGCAAAGGGAGCACAGTTGTACCAACACAGTTAATACTCCAAAGGAGCTCAAGAATTTGTTCTTTGACATTGGTATGAAGTTCAAAGAAGGTGAATCTAGGAGAAGCGGGAGGACTTTGCCTTGGAATATCCAATTGAAGTCAAGATGTTAGCCTGGAATACTGGGGGACTTAATGGTATGTGGAAATGAATGATGGGCTTCCTCAGGGTGAAATGGTGGGTCTTTTAACTTGTCTTTCCATGAAGTAGTGGTAAGATCTGCGTGCATTCTATCCTCCCAGACCCACTTGTGGAATTTCACTTGGGTATTTTGTGCATTTGGCAAGAAAATGGGCATTATTTGCTTTGGTCTCtgttagattttttatttttttcaactgcCACAACACCGTTCATCTTCAAAAATATGGTCTTGCGTAACTCTAGAGTTCTTGTCATTGCTTGCTGTGTCTCCACAGGATTGTCTACACTTCCATACCATCCTCCATCATCAATAACTTCTCGAATTATCACCGATAATTTCATATCAGCCACTCATACCTCAATTTGAACATACCTACCAATGGTAACTGTTAAAATTCTGGTAAATCTCGGTATAGGTAGTCCTCTATTTCCCTACTACATCTCTGGCAAAGATTCCCCTCTTCCAGTGAAAGCTCTTTTAAAGCACTCATGCCCATCACTAGTTGTTTTTCCagttttgatttttctaatGAGCCTTCTATTGCCCTCGTAAAGTAAGTAAAACCATCTTGCTCTTTATTTGCTTATGTTAATCAATTTAAAAGACTTATCTCTGGTTGAGACCGGCTGAGAAATAGGCTCTTCCCTCCATATTGGAGAAGTGAAACTCACTGGAAACAGGACAATTGTAACAAGAAAAGATGTTCTTTTAAAATTGGCTAATTTCCCAAAATTGAGTTCCCAAGAGAAAATGGAGCTTGTTTGGGATAGGTGGAAGCTCACTAAGCATATCTTATGCAAGAGGGCTTGTAATCTAGAAATATCCTCCTTGTAGACAACGAAATTCATCGTACCAAAAGTCGAGAACTTAAAGTACTGTAACCTTTTTCTAAATTATTCAGGATTTTCTCATAAAATGCACATAAGAATGCAACTTCCAATATTTACCACAACAAACATGTAGAAAATCGCACTGCAGCTAAATTCTTAATAGCTTTACCACTTTTTAGCAAAGAATTTCTGAGCAACTGACTGAGAAAACAGGCAATAGTTTAATATCCAAAACCAAATTTTGCATCCAGGAAAAAACTAACCATCACTTTCCCAGGTATCTCCTACAGTACAATCAATCCAGCGACATTCCTCTTCtccaaacattttttttccaaatctgTGTGTTATATCTTCATATATACCATTCTTTTGGAGCATAACCTAGATATCTTTTTATGCTAGCTAAATTTGCAGTTCATATATTCTTACATCTACTTATCTTAGAACACTACTCTCTAGAGTGTTTCTTCATAGCCAGTTGTTTAAGTGCTTGGCATTTCTATGgttgatgatttgatttgaGTTCTTGTTGTTTTCAGATAAATGCTCTGTGCATGGCATTTTATGCACGATCTGAAGAGGTTCGCCAGACTCATTCTGTTCACAAGCTTGCTCTGGTAACTGTACTTCTGCTGtacttctctttttatttttatattcccttcctttttaaaagaaaaactttagTTTCAGGGTGGGTGTGAGACAATGTATACACAAATTCTTTCGTTCTGAAGAATCTCACCATCAGGGATGATATCAATCTCTAGTCCAGAGTATTGTTGAACTACTAACAGAATATGATCACATTATATTGCCTTCTGCACATTGTTAGTGTGTATGCTTGCTATATTTGCTTCTCCACATACATGATGCTACTGTACGTATATATAGTCCTTTCTTTATGTATATGACTGCCCTGCTAGAACTTGGGAACATCTGATATCATGTCCAAAAGTTCTAAACCAAACTTTTAAATTCAATTGGAATCTCCAGACAGTCAATCGGCTCAACTACAAACACCATGAAAAGTAGAACACCATAAATCAACC
This genomic window contains:
- the LOC101244573 gene encoding MICOS complex subunit MIC60-like protein isoform 2 (isoform 2 is encoded by transcript variant 2; The RefSeq protein has 3 substitutions compared to this genomic sequence) — protein: MLRRSILRLSAGQSVKRIPAEVITQVPSYLFSRREFSVSPKQNGPPRGPGSTGKPKETVSLLPRFIIGSVALSAGFFAAYQTGYLDKYLIKEPHSSPELARDETGLQGVKELKESSEVSQDSETLGRPDAGSKFVESDSPEQTYQSIGIQQDLSGSEEPTATGSESQFQVNDSSEITGGEANYTEVKELSPSSHQENVSPDETRLTSTQSPEDTLDMKSPEVSTDAVQSKAIEITPTPTQADTLQKENEASVMSPEHVISQAKMEHEEKPSSLLDEYYLRNGVGATPTTSSDKKMVVEDLGDSYISKDGKLVLDVLQVIHETESRQAELDARLFAEEKKYMKERYEKELKDARARELMYAEREALLDKELKKERAKAIAALKSLKEKLEEEHKTELEEKEDEAELKLKKAQELGKAQLDAAIASEKASQIEKMAEANLHINALCMAFYARSEEVRQTHSVHKLALGVLALEDALSRGLPIQKELENLHTSLEGIDNNSLLDVVLSSLPEETQRYGSDTVLQLNHKFDTLKGTLRHFSLIPPGGGGILTHSLASVASWLKVREAGQSGDGIESLINKVESFLAQGKLSEAADALEKGLKDTHAAEIVDDWVKRARNRAITEQALTLLQSYATTIST
- the LOC101244573 gene encoding MICOS complex subunit MIC60-like protein isoform 1 (isoform 1 is encoded by transcript variant 1; The RefSeq protein has 3 substitutions compared to this genomic sequence), which codes for MLRRSILRLSAGQSVKRIPAEVITQVPSYLFSRREFSVSPKQNGPPRGPGSTGKPKETVSLLPRFIIGSVALSAGFFAAYQTGYLDKYLIKEPHSSPELARDETGLQGVKELKESSEVSQDSETLGRPDAGSKFVESDSPEQTYQSIGIQQDLSGSEEPTATGSESQFQVNDSSEITGGEANYTEVKELSPSSHQENVSPDETRLTSTQSPEDTLDMKSPEVSTDAVQSKAIEITPTPTQADTLQKENEASVMSPEHVISQAKMEDAPQHEEKPSSLLDEYYLRNGVGATPTTSSDKKMVVEDLGDSYISKDGKLVLDVLQVIHETESRQAELDARLFAEEKKYMKERYEKELKDARARELMYAEREALLDKELKKERAKAIAALKSLKEKLEEEHKTELEEKEDEAELKLKKAQELGKAQLDAAIASEKASQIEKMAEANLHINALCMAFYARSEEVRQTHSVHKLALGVLALEDALSRGLPIQKELENLHTSLEGIDNNSLLDVVLSSLPEETQRYGSDTVLQLNHKFDTLKGTLRHFSLIPPGGGGILTHSLASVASWLKVREAGQSGDGIESLINKVESFLAQGKLSEAADALEKGLKDTHAAEIVDDWVKRARNRAITEQALTLLQSYATTIST